A genomic segment from Nonomuraea helvata encodes:
- a CDS encoding helix-turn-helix domain-containing protein, producing MSTRGRQAEARRNDLRLLRAAHEVFTTQGFDAPVSAIAKAAGVGMGSLYRRYRTKEELFQRLCVIAMERGMEAAEAGLAEPDPWKGLCLYVRTCVGYRAGALAPVAGTITTTEEMWRTARKATELADRLITRARETGVLRSDVTTLDISLLMEQFSHPAPGGEHPHAKERLLTIALDGLRAPGATELPGEPPGMEWYEGRWGSAP from the coding sequence ATGAGCACGCGCGGGCGGCAGGCCGAGGCCAGACGGAACGACCTGCGGCTCCTGCGGGCGGCGCACGAGGTGTTCACGACGCAGGGGTTCGACGCGCCGGTCTCGGCCATCGCCAAGGCGGCGGGCGTGGGCATGGGCAGCCTCTACCGCCGCTACCGCACCAAGGAGGAGCTGTTCCAGCGCCTGTGCGTGATCGCCATGGAGCGCGGGATGGAGGCTGCCGAGGCCGGGCTGGCCGAGCCGGATCCTTGGAAGGGCCTGTGCCTGTACGTGCGCACGTGCGTCGGCTATAGGGCGGGCGCCCTCGCGCCGGTCGCGGGCACCATCACGACCACCGAGGAGATGTGGCGTACGGCGCGCAAGGCCACCGAGCTGGCCGACCGGCTGATCACCAGGGCCCGCGAGACCGGCGTGCTCAGGAGCGACGTGACCACGCTCGACATCTCGCTGCTCATGGAGCAGTTCAGCCACCCGGCCCCCGGGGGTGAGCATCCGCACGCCAAGGAGCGCCTGCTGACCATCGCGCTCGACGGCCTGCGCGCGCCGGGCGCGACCGAGCTGCCCGGCGAACCGCCCGGCATGGAGTGGTACGAAGGTCGCTGGGGGAGCGCCCCTTAG
- a CDS encoding NUDIX domain-containing protein: protein MSAAETAGSSDRPAARVVCLDRDGRVLLLHWYDTVGRTDVWEPPGGGIDPGETALEAARRELTEETGLPGSAVQERFVEVARDSTWLGVRYVKTEPFFLATFDEARPEVAPKELTEEERETYRGHTWAEELPDGVEPPELAEVIEKLTR, encoded by the coding sequence GTGAGCGCCGCAGAGACAGCAGGAAGCAGCGACCGTCCCGCCGCTCGCGTCGTCTGCCTGGATCGCGACGGCAGGGTGCTGCTGCTGCACTGGTACGACACGGTCGGCCGCACGGACGTCTGGGAGCCGCCCGGCGGCGGCATCGACCCCGGTGAGACGGCGCTGGAGGCGGCCAGGCGCGAGCTGACCGAGGAGACCGGGTTGCCGGGATCGGCGGTCCAGGAGCGGTTCGTCGAGGTGGCGCGCGACTCCACGTGGCTCGGGGTGCGCTACGTGAAGACCGAGCCGTTCTTCCTGGCCACGTTCGACGAGGCCCGGCCGGAGGTGGCTCCGAAAGAGCTCACCGAGGAGGAGCGCGAGACCTACCGCGGCCACACGTGGGCCGAGGAGCTGCCCGACGGGGTCGAGCCGCCCGAGCTGGCCGAGGTGATCGAGAAACTCACGCGTTAG
- a CDS encoding helix-turn-helix domain-containing protein — translation MRADAVRNRRRLLDAAAAEFAEHGMEVSIARIAARAGIGKGTVFRHFATKEQLMAAILSDQLDALVARGEELVESAGPGEAVLDFMAAGVRLRSFCVALTAEMREELQVRAASERLAAVAESLTARARRAGAVRGDVTGHDVLLLINAVVQAVAPLGDAAPELWRRYLGLVFDGLRPEAAHPLPVPAPRSLAPD, via the coding sequence ATGCGGGCGGACGCGGTGCGTAACAGGCGGCGGCTGCTGGACGCGGCGGCGGCCGAGTTCGCGGAGCACGGCATGGAGGTCTCGATCGCGCGCATCGCGGCGCGGGCGGGCATCGGCAAGGGCACGGTGTTCCGGCACTTCGCCACCAAGGAGCAGCTCATGGCCGCGATACTCAGCGACCAGCTCGACGCGCTGGTGGCCAGGGGCGAGGAACTGGTCGAGAGCGCGGGTCCCGGGGAGGCGGTGCTGGATTTCATGGCCGCCGGGGTGCGCCTGCGGTCCTTCTGCGTGGCGCTCACCGCGGAAATGCGCGAGGAGCTGCAGGTCAGGGCCGCGAGCGAGCGGCTGGCCGCGGTCGCCGAGTCGCTGACGGCGCGGGCCAGGCGCGCGGGGGCCGTGCGGGGCGACGTCACCGGGCACGACGTCCTGCTGCTGATCAACGCCGTCGTCCAGGCGGTGGCCCCGCTCGGCGACGCGGCCCCCGAGCTCTGGAGGCGCTATCTGGGCCTGGTCTTCGACGGCCTGCGCCCCGAGGCCGCCCACCCTCTCCCTGTCCCCGCCCCGCGGTCCCTGGCCCCCGACTGA
- a CDS encoding helix-turn-helix transcriptional regulator encodes MSELGLAMVEADPSAALRPYVTRLCAYREHYAAPVVRSQTAMPGAVLILAFGAPMEAGGRRVTSFTGGLSDRFTVTRAVGPCEGVEVMLTPFGARKLYGVPMRHLTNLVLPLDDLPGPWAVAALDRLASTPSWRERLALVDSLLCARLSAAPSVRPEVPWAWARLLESGGRLSVASLAESLGWSRRHLVTRFHDEVGLPPKAAARVIRFGRALRLLQSGRDIAAVAAECGFYDQSHMNREFRVLGDTTPGHVRPRLSATGPAF; translated from the coding sequence ATGAGCGAGCTGGGGCTGGCCATGGTCGAGGCCGACCCCAGCGCTGCGCTGCGGCCCTACGTGACGCGGCTGTGCGCGTACCGCGAGCACTACGCGGCCCCCGTCGTCCGCTCGCAGACGGCGATGCCGGGGGCCGTGCTCATCCTCGCGTTCGGCGCGCCGATGGAGGCGGGCGGGCGGCGGGTCACGTCGTTCACCGGCGGGCTCAGCGACCGCTTCACGGTCACGCGCGCGGTGGGGCCCTGCGAGGGCGTGGAGGTGATGCTCACGCCGTTCGGGGCCAGGAAGCTGTACGGCGTGCCGATGCGGCATCTGACGAACCTCGTGCTGCCTCTCGACGACCTGCCGGGTCCGTGGGCCGTCGCGGCGCTGGACCGGCTGGCCTCGACGCCGTCGTGGCGGGAGCGGCTGGCGCTGGTCGACTCCTTGCTGTGCGCGCGGCTCTCGGCCGCGCCCTCCGTACGGCCCGAGGTGCCGTGGGCATGGGCACGCCTGCTGGAGTCGGGGGGACGCCTGAGCGTGGCGTCGCTGGCGGAGTCGCTCGGCTGGAGTCGCCGGCATCTCGTCACCCGGTTCCACGACGAGGTCGGGCTGCCGCCCAAGGCCGCGGCGCGGGTGATCAGGTTCGGCCGAGCTCTGCGCCTGCTGCAGTCGGGCCGGGACATCGCGGCGGTCGCGGCCGAATGCGGCTTCTACGACCAGTCCCACATGAACCGCGAATTCCGGGTGCTGGGCGACACGACGCCAGGTCACGTTCGCCCACGACTCTCGGCGACCGGCCCGGCATTCTGA
- a CDS encoding MBL fold metallo-hydrolase, with protein MIFTVLGGCGAWPAAGQACSGYVLEAEGFRVFIDPGYATLPRLLERMRADEVDAVLVTHSHPDHCADLNPLLRARALADVPAPALPVYAPPGALDAVLALDKRRMLADSFVAHDLSAGVPYEIGPFRLDAFDLPHHVPNAGLRLSAGGRVIAYTGDTGPSAALVALAEEADLLVAEATYPERVPDEDAPYLSSALDAGRTASSAGVARLLLTHLWPDTPSEPALAAAAKSYGGDLSVAAAGTTVRLG; from the coding sequence GTGATATTTACTGTTCTGGGGGGTTGCGGGGCTTGGCCCGCGGCCGGGCAGGCCTGCAGCGGATACGTGCTGGAGGCGGAGGGGTTCCGCGTCTTCATCGACCCCGGGTATGCCACCCTGCCGCGGCTCCTCGAACGCATGCGAGCCGACGAGGTGGACGCGGTGCTGGTCACCCACAGCCACCCCGACCACTGCGCCGACCTGAACCCCCTGCTGCGCGCCCGCGCGCTCGCGGACGTCCCGGCTCCGGCGTTGCCGGTGTACGCCCCGCCGGGCGCACTTGACGCCGTGCTGGCGCTGGACAAGCGGCGCATGCTGGCGGACAGCTTCGTGGCGCACGACCTGAGCGCCGGCGTGCCGTACGAGATCGGCCCTTTCCGGCTGGACGCCTTCGACCTGCCGCACCACGTGCCGAACGCCGGTCTGCGGCTGAGCGCGGGAGGCCGCGTGATCGCCTACACCGGTGACACGGGGCCGTCCGCCGCGCTGGTGGCGCTGGCGGAGGAGGCGGATCTGCTGGTGGCCGAGGCGACATATCCGGAACGGGTGCCGGACGAGGATGCGCCGTATCTGTCCAGCGCGCTGGACGCGGGACGTACCGCGTCGTCGGCGGGCGTGGCCCGCCTGCTGCTCACCCACCTGTGGCCCGACACGCCGTCCGAGCCCGCGCTGGCGGCGGCGGCCAAGTCGTACGGCGGCGACCTGTCCGTCGCCGCGGCGGGCACCACGGTGCGCCTGGGCTGA
- a CDS encoding DUF47 domain-containing protein, translating to MKRLRRIRDLLTGRMDSALTEALLGQLKATKEGAWLAMAMIGGEVGRTGAHEQMRAIEHLGDEERARLIEELKTAVVTPIDREDLFRLSRAIDDVLDSLRDFVRESHLYRVPDQIRFTPLLDQVIVGIEALESSVRDLASRPSAVVRDALEAKKAGGAIRRMYQYEISRIFSGELTADAMKERELVRRLEIVGVAIGNAADAIADGAMKR from the coding sequence GTGAAGCGGCTGCGGCGGATCCGCGACCTCCTGACCGGCCGCATGGACAGCGCCCTCACGGAGGCCCTGCTCGGCCAGCTCAAGGCCACCAAGGAGGGCGCCTGGCTGGCGATGGCCATGATCGGCGGCGAGGTCGGCCGGACGGGGGCGCACGAGCAGATGCGCGCCATCGAGCACCTCGGCGACGAGGAACGCGCCCGTCTCATCGAGGAGCTCAAGACCGCCGTGGTCACGCCCATCGACCGGGAGGACCTGTTCCGCTTGTCGCGTGCGATCGACGACGTGCTGGACTCCTTGCGGGACTTCGTCCGCGAATCGCACCTGTATCGGGTCCCTGACCAGATCCGCTTCACTCCCCTGCTCGACCAGGTCATCGTCGGCATCGAAGCCCTGGAGAGCTCCGTGCGCGACCTTGCCTCCCGTCCGTCCGCCGTGGTGCGCGACGCTCTGGAGGCGAAGAAGGCCGGCGGGGCCATCCGGCGGATGTACCAGTACGAGATCTCGCGCATCTTCTCGGGGGAGCTGACGGCGGACGCCATGAAGGAGCGGGAGCTGGTACGCCGCCTCGAGATCGTCGGGGTGGCCATCGGCAACGCCGCGGACGCCATCGCCGACGGCGCGATGAAACGCTGA
- a CDS encoding NADP-dependent oxidoreductase: MKAVVARGYGGVEVLEVADVPVPLPGPGQIQVRIAAAGLSPADLRVVSGAFKEAVPLEFPHVLGSDFAGTVTAVGPAVERFSPGDEIFGLGQARAAAGMASLVSTPPSFTTGTVAEYAVFDADTPALALRPAGLSAEHAASLPIAALTALPLLRAGAFTLGMKALVIGAAGGVGGAVVPLLAAQGVHVIATALPADEGYVRGLGASETIDYRSADVAAETLSRHPGGIDALINLALPGPALPAVARVVRPGGRLLNIAFPAPAPATGFETVYTNARPGDLEEVAALVLKGVLPSTATRRYPLAEAVRAYRDLEHTHVRGKLLVTG; encoded by the coding sequence GTGAAGGCAGTGGTGGCGAGGGGTTATGGCGGGGTGGAGGTCCTGGAGGTGGCGGACGTGCCGGTCCCGCTGCCGGGGCCCGGCCAGATCCAGGTCAGGATCGCGGCGGCCGGGCTCAGCCCGGCCGACCTCAGGGTCGTGAGCGGGGCGTTCAAGGAAGCGGTCCCGCTGGAGTTCCCGCACGTCCTCGGAAGCGATTTCGCCGGTACGGTCACGGCCGTCGGACCGGCGGTGGAACGATTCTCCCCAGGTGACGAAATATTCGGACTCGGCCAGGCGCGGGCGGCCGCCGGCATGGCGAGTCTGGTGTCCACGCCGCCGTCGTTCACTACGGGCACGGTCGCCGAGTACGCGGTCTTCGACGCCGACACGCCCGCCCTCGCGCTCCGGCCGGCCGGGCTCTCCGCCGAGCACGCCGCGAGCCTGCCCATCGCCGCGCTGACCGCCCTTCCCCTGCTGCGTGCCGGGGCTTTCACGCTGGGGATGAAGGCCCTGGTCATCGGGGCGGCCGGCGGAGTGGGCGGCGCGGTGGTGCCGCTGCTGGCGGCGCAGGGAGTGCACGTGATCGCCACCGCTCTGCCCGCGGACGAGGGCTATGTCCGTGGCCTGGGCGCCTCGGAGACGATCGACTACCGCTCGGCCGACGTCGCCGCCGAGACCCTGAGCCGCCACCCCGGCGGGATCGACGCTCTGATCAACCTGGCCCTTCCGGGGCCCGCTCTGCCTGCCGTGGCCCGGGTCGTACGCCCGGGAGGCCGCCTGCTGAACATCGCCTTCCCCGCCCCCGCCCCGGCGACCGGCTTCGAGACCGTCTACACCAACGCCCGTCCCGGCGACCTGGAAGAGGTGGCCGCCCTCGTACTGAAAGGCGTCCTGCCCTCCACCGCCACCCGCCGTTATCCGCTGGCGGAGGCGGTGCGGGCGTACAGGGACCTGGAACACACGCACGTGAGAGGGAAGCTGCTGGTCACGGGGTAA
- a CDS encoding TIGR03620 family F420-dependent LLM class oxidoreductase yields the protein MDIGRVGVWHPMISKAPAEEARRAAARVEELGYGSLWVNEGVGSKEPLAMSAVILAATERLPVGTGIANLWARDATAMEAGRVALADAFPDRFLLGIGVSHGALVTGRGHDYAKPLTAMRSYLEAMDQAAHTLPTPASPAPRILAALRPKMLELSRDQADGAHTYFVPPEHTSQARQILGPGRLLIPEQAVVLEPDPARAREIARAHLAFYLKLPNYLNNLRTLGLTDDDFADGGSNRLADTIVAWGDAGAIAKRVQAHLDAGADHVAIQPLSPEAPDLAHALSQLTDLAGPLGLQRRSGHVGL from the coding sequence GTGGACATCGGGCGCGTCGGAGTGTGGCATCCCATGATCAGCAAGGCCCCCGCCGAGGAGGCGCGGCGCGCGGCGGCCCGGGTCGAGGAGCTGGGCTACGGCTCGCTCTGGGTCAACGAGGGCGTGGGCAGCAAGGAGCCGCTCGCCATGTCCGCCGTCATCCTGGCGGCCACCGAGCGCCTCCCGGTCGGCACCGGCATCGCCAACCTCTGGGCCCGCGACGCCACGGCCATGGAGGCAGGGCGGGTCGCGCTGGCCGACGCCTTCCCCGACCGCTTCCTGCTGGGCATCGGGGTCAGCCACGGCGCCCTCGTCACCGGCCGCGGCCACGACTACGCCAAGCCCCTCACCGCGATGCGCTCCTACTTGGAGGCCATGGACCAGGCCGCCCACACCCTGCCCACACCCGCATCCCCGGCCCCCAGGATCCTCGCCGCCCTGAGGCCCAAGATGCTGGAGCTCTCCAGAGACCAGGCCGACGGCGCCCACACCTACTTCGTCCCTCCGGAGCACACCTCCCAGGCGCGTCAGATCCTCGGGCCGGGTCGCCTGCTGATCCCCGAGCAAGCGGTCGTCCTGGAGCCCGACCCCGCCCGCGCCCGCGAGATCGCCCGCGCCCACCTGGCCTTCTACCTGAAGCTGCCCAACTACCTCAACAACCTGCGCACGCTGGGCCTCACGGACGACGACTTCGCCGACGGAGGCAGCAACCGCCTGGCGGACACCATCGTGGCCTGGGGCGACGCGGGGGCCATCGCCAAGCGCGTCCAGGCCCACCTCGACGCGGGCGCCGACCACGTGGCCATCCAGCCGCTCTCCCCGGAGGCCCCCGACCTCGCCCACGCCCTGAGCCAACTGACCGACCTCGCGGGACCTCTGGGCCTTCAGCGCCGCTCGGGTCACGTGGGTCTTTAG
- a CDS encoding inorganic phosphate transporter: MGAVVLIVVAGLFAVVSGINDGGALLATGLKLPTIRPATGVLVLVLLVATAPLVTHQVAVTFVTRLASFHAPGGATAMTIAVISSLVVVAWLSAKGRPTSLTLAIVGGLTGAGLGWGLPVSARSVLLVLAFGVAAPLVGGSLAWVLIRVLLVTTSPHGLWRWHQAGFLLQTVAYAANDGQKMLAVFMVAFGFSDAPLPYTSLAAALFALGTLYGLPKAGRSLGRELIASRPPHGVAAELAAGVSVIACAAVGMPVSMSQTIAGGLIGAGVAQGSGRVRWYATVKIVIAWCLTLPASALLGWSLAVLVQGFASMGVT, translated from the coding sequence TTGGGTGCCGTCGTACTGATCGTGGTCGCTGGCCTCTTCGCCGTCGTGTCCGGGATCAACGACGGGGGCGCGCTCCTCGCCACCGGGCTCAAGCTGCCCACGATCCGGCCGGCCACCGGCGTCCTCGTGCTCGTCCTGCTCGTCGCGACCGCCCCGCTGGTCACGCACCAGGTGGCGGTGACGTTCGTGACCAGGCTGGCCTCGTTCCACGCGCCTGGCGGGGCGACGGCGATGACCATCGCGGTGATCTCGTCGCTGGTGGTGGTGGCCTGGCTGAGCGCGAAGGGCCGCCCCACCAGCCTCACGCTGGCCATCGTGGGCGGACTCACCGGGGCGGGGCTGGGCTGGGGGCTGCCGGTCTCGGCCCGGTCGGTGCTGCTGGTGCTGGCGTTCGGGGTGGCGGCGCCCCTGGTGGGCGGGTCGCTGGCCTGGGTGCTCATCCGGGTGCTCCTGGTGACCACCTCGCCTCACGGACTGTGGCGCTGGCACCAGGCGGGGTTCCTGTTGCAGACCGTCGCGTACGCGGCCAACGACGGCCAGAAGATGCTGGCCGTCTTCATGGTCGCGTTCGGGTTCTCGGACGCGCCGCTGCCGTACACGTCGCTGGCGGCCGCCCTCTTCGCGCTCGGCACCCTGTACGGGCTCCCCAAGGCGGGCCGCTCGCTCGGCCGCGAGCTCATCGCCTCCAGACCCCCGCACGGAGTGGCGGCCGAGCTGGCCGCCGGTGTGTCGGTGATCGCGTGCGCGGCCGTGGGTATGCCTGTGAGCATGAGCCAGACCATCGCCGGTGGGCTCATCGGCGCGGGTGTGGCACAGGGCAGCGGCAGGGTCCGCTGGTACGCCACCGTCAAGATCGTCATCGCCTGGTGCCTGACGCTGCCGGCGAGCGCGCTGCTGGGCTGGTCGCTGGCGGTGCTCGTGCAGGGGTTCGCGAGCATGGGAGTCACATGA
- a CDS encoding tetratricopeptide repeat protein, whose product MTPLIDGHRRLRGPYTVAAALLRHLVPQALERDGDLVAAHDIEIRAAAPELADLVPVKQATIDAGLSDDERILVPAPRRTLRLANGLTEFFRDAVRPGQAIAVCNGAEADPTDTELLDVMMRRIPPETLAITLYSGGPEPPPDTRGADELWALVDRCTRDGFLHAAAELGDCGMSRTEPGGGRWWRFAQRTATALGGLGRADDARAVWDRVRAASQDPAMHAAGAYGTAMLDARQPDPARRDLGRARRWINEAIAISTLLPDPMERAFKLGFDRNGLALVELREGRLGAALSLVESAIELARELGDRHPLHRMVLLANRAQLLAALGHVKEALEDYTAAIRLDPAFPDYYLERGNLLFKLGRHEEALADFERAIQAGPPLPEAYYNRAELRTVRGDIEEALADLGRVIELDPAYLDAYINRAGLLAAVERDEEARADVAAGLVLAPGNPHLLAVLGQLETAAGRLGEAREALDAAVDRAPGLAAAWGNRGVLQYAAGDLEGAVDDLSRAIELQPEPDLYTNRAVALRALGRDAEAELDERRAGRLS is encoded by the coding sequence ATGACACCGTTGATCGACGGACATCGCCGGTTGCGCGGCCCTTACACAGTCGCCGCCGCCCTTCTGCGTCACCTGGTGCCGCAGGCTCTGGAACGGGACGGTGACCTGGTGGCGGCCCATGACATCGAGATCAGGGCGGCGGCGCCCGAGCTGGCCGACCTCGTGCCGGTCAAGCAGGCCACGATCGACGCCGGCCTGTCCGACGACGAACGCATCCTCGTGCCCGCGCCCCGCCGTACGCTGCGGCTGGCCAACGGGCTCACGGAGTTCTTCCGCGACGCCGTACGCCCTGGGCAGGCGATCGCGGTGTGCAACGGCGCCGAGGCCGACCCCACGGACACCGAGCTGCTCGACGTCATGATGCGGCGCATCCCGCCGGAAACGCTCGCGATCACGTTGTACTCCGGCGGCCCCGAGCCCCCGCCCGACACCCGGGGCGCCGACGAGCTGTGGGCCCTGGTGGACCGGTGCACGCGCGACGGCTTCCTGCACGCCGCCGCCGAGCTGGGGGACTGCGGCATGTCACGGACCGAGCCGGGCGGCGGCCGCTGGTGGCGCTTCGCCCAGCGCACCGCGACCGCGCTCGGCGGGCTCGGCCGCGCCGATGACGCCCGGGCGGTGTGGGACCGGGTGCGGGCGGCCAGCCAGGACCCGGCCATGCACGCCGCCGGAGCGTACGGCACCGCCATGCTCGACGCCCGCCAGCCCGACCCCGCCCGCCGCGACCTGGGCAGGGCCAGGCGCTGGATCAACGAGGCCATCGCCATCTCCACCCTGCTGCCGGACCCCATGGAACGGGCGTTCAAACTGGGCTTCGACCGCAACGGCCTGGCGCTGGTCGAGCTGCGGGAGGGCCGGCTGGGCGCCGCCCTGTCGCTGGTCGAGTCGGCCATTGAGCTGGCGCGCGAGCTGGGGGACCGGCATCCGCTGCACAGGATGGTGCTGCTGGCCAACCGGGCGCAGCTCCTGGCCGCGCTCGGGCACGTCAAGGAGGCGCTGGAGGATTACACGGCCGCAATCAGGTTGGACCCGGCCTTTCCCGACTACTACCTGGAGCGGGGGAACCTGCTGTTCAAGCTCGGCCGGCACGAGGAGGCCCTGGCCGACTTCGAGCGGGCCATCCAGGCCGGGCCGCCGCTGCCGGAGGCGTACTACAACCGGGCGGAGCTGCGTACCGTGCGGGGCGACATCGAGGAGGCGCTGGCCGACCTGGGCCGGGTGATCGAGCTCGACCCCGCCTACCTGGACGCGTACATCAACCGGGCCGGGCTGCTGGCCGCCGTGGAGCGGGACGAGGAGGCCAGGGCCGACGTCGCGGCCGGGCTCGTGCTGGCGCCAGGGAACCCGCATCTGCTCGCGGTGCTGGGGCAGCTGGAGACGGCGGCGGGGCGGCTCGGGGAGGCCCGGGAGGCGCTGGACGCGGCGGTCGATCGCGCGCCGGGGCTCGCGGCCGCCTGGGGGAACCGCGGCGTGTTGCAGTACGCGGCCGGGGACCTGGAGGGGGCGGTGGACGACCTTTCCCGGGCCATCGAGCTGCAGCCCGAGCCCGATCTCTACACCAACCGCGCCGTCGCCCTGCGTGCCCTGGGCCGCGACGCCGAGGCGGAGCTGGACGAGCGCCGGGCCGGCCGCCTCTCCTGA
- a CDS encoding ArsR/SmtB family transcription factor, which yields MEHYTDVRPRSNRTRSLTHASPLEVSLQEALDALGDPIRRRIVRELAGVPDWARACGTFAHLPVAKSTLSHHFSVLRNVGLLEQRDEGSRRLNRLRRDEFDGRFPGLLALVLDEERPDA from the coding sequence ATGGAACACTACACCGATGTTCGACCGCGGTCGAACAGGACACGCAGTCTGACGCACGCGTCCCCGCTCGAGGTCTCGCTGCAGGAGGCCCTCGACGCGCTGGGCGATCCGATCCGGCGCCGCATCGTGCGGGAGCTGGCGGGCGTCCCCGACTGGGCGCGCGCCTGCGGCACGTTCGCCCACCTGCCCGTGGCCAAGTCCACGCTCAGCCATCACTTCTCGGTGTTACGCAACGTGGGCCTGCTCGAGCAGCGCGACGAGGGCTCCCGGCGGCTCAACCGCCTCCGCCGCGACGAGTTCGACGGCCGGTTCCCCGGGCTGCTCGCGCTCGTCCTGGACGAGGAGCGACCCGACGCCTGA
- the purU gene encoding formyltetrahydrofolate deformylase, whose translation MSSSAEYILTLSCPDRPGVVAAVSGLLAGRGCNIIESQQFGDRVAQRFFMRVQFAGPLGEDELNGAFAALAPDFAMEFKLRDVARKPRVLIMVSKFDHCLNDLLYRVRSKALDIEIVAVVSNHPDLRPLTQSYGIDYHHLPVTPGTKPKQEAEVLALVEHYQVDLVVLARYMQVLSQELCEKLAGRAINIHHSFLPSFKGAKPYHQAHNRGVKLIGATAHYVTSDLDEGPIIEQEVARVNHSHAPEDLAAIGRDVECVTLARAVKWHAEQRVLLDGHKTIIFPR comes from the coding sequence ATGAGCAGCTCCGCCGAATACATCCTGACCCTGTCCTGCCCCGACCGGCCCGGTGTGGTGGCCGCCGTTTCCGGCCTGCTCGCCGGAAGAGGGTGCAACATCATCGAGAGTCAGCAGTTCGGGGACCGGGTCGCGCAGCGCTTCTTCATGCGCGTGCAGTTCGCGGGGCCGCTCGGCGAAGACGAGCTCAACGGCGCCTTCGCGGCGCTCGCGCCGGACTTCGCCATGGAGTTCAAGCTCCGCGACGTGGCCAGGAAGCCGCGGGTGCTGATCATGGTCAGCAAGTTCGACCACTGCCTGAACGACCTGCTCTACCGGGTCAGGTCCAAGGCCCTGGACATCGAGATCGTCGCGGTCGTCTCCAACCACCCCGACCTGCGCCCGCTCACGCAGTCGTACGGGATCGACTACCACCACCTGCCGGTCACGCCGGGGACCAAGCCCAAGCAGGAGGCCGAGGTGCTGGCCCTGGTGGAGCACTACCAGGTGGACCTGGTGGTGCTGGCCCGCTACATGCAGGTGCTGTCGCAGGAGCTCTGCGAGAAGCTGGCCGGGCGGGCGATCAACATCCACCACTCGTTCCTGCCGTCGTTCAAGGGCGCCAAGCCGTACCACCAGGCCCACAACCGCGGCGTCAAGCTGATCGGCGCCACGGCCCACTATGTGACGTCCGACCTGGACGAGGGGCCGATCATCGAGCAGGAGGTGGCCAGGGTCAACCACAGCCACGCTCCCGAGGACCTGGCGGCGATCGGGCGCGACGTGGAGTGCGTGACCCTGGCCAGGGCGGTCAAGTGGCACGCCGAGCAGCGGGTGCTGCTCGACGGACACAAGACGATCATCTTCCCGCGCTGA